The Fragaria vesca subsp. vesca linkage group LG2, FraVesHawaii_1.0, whole genome shotgun sequence genome includes a window with the following:
- the LOC101307663 gene encoding uncharacterized protein LOC101307663, which produces MALRKALAKRSFEAVRVTTSLTPLSVVVPDHQTIVPPNAAQVNFHREYLTSSEPSEKGFFRRFLHHSATRIPELFSLPVGEKLREKINGLNVNMHRKEDRLRLEGLSPPPAAGDESFYGVSVNDVRKIMRLSQVQKLKARLREVPESSVSYSEFRRICVEGCESVEQAAEFAKLLDDSGNVIVLGNVVFLQPEQVAKSIESIISQTMSLPNDPRRRELEQLEKQKVIIDQKARALVRGELYGGLGFMLLQTLGAIRLTFWELSWDVMEPICFFVTSIHFALGYGFFLRTYTEPTFQGFFQRRFKTKQQKLMEVYNFDVQKYNQLRKVFYPNSGKPVSTFDHVETTLVGDVH; this is translated from the exons ATGGCGCTCAGAAAAGCGCTAGCCAAGCGCTCATTTGAAGCCGTGAGAGTGACGACGTCTCTGACGCCATTGTCCGTCGTCGTTCCGGACCACCAAACCATCGTCCCACCTAATGCAGCGCAGGTGAACTTCCACAGGGAGTATCTCACCTCATCGGAACCCTCCGAGAAAGGCTTTTTCCGGCGATTCTTGCACCACTCCGCCACCAGAATCCCTGAGTTATTCTCCCTCCCCGTCGGAGAGAAGCTCCGGGAAAAGATCAATGGCTTGAACGTGAACATGCACAGGAAGGAAGATCGGCTCCGGCTCGAAGGGCTCAGCCCTCCGCCGGCCGCCGGGGACGAGTCGTTTTACGGAGTATCTGTGAACGATGTGAGGAAGATCATGAGGCTGTCTCAGGTGCAGAAGCTGAAGGCGAGGCTGAGAGAGGTTCCGGAGAGCTCCGTTTCGTATTCGGAGTTTCGCCGGATCTGCGTGGAAGGCTGCGAGAGCGTGGAGCAAGCGGCTGAGTTCGCGAAGCTTCTAGATGATTCCGGCAACGTCATCGTTCTCGGAAATGTTGTGTTTCTCCAGCCCGAGCAG GTTGCAAAATCAATAGAGAGCATAATCTCTCAAACCATGAGCCTGCCAAACGATCCAAGGAGAAGAGAGCTGGAGCAGCTAGAGAAGCAAAAGGTGATAATTGATCAAAAGGCCAGGGCCTTGGTGCGAGGTGAACTTTACGGTGGGCTGGGTTTTATGTTACTTCAGACACTTGGGGCCATAAGGCTAACCTTTTGGGAGCTAAGTTGGGATGTGATGGAGCCCATTTGCTTCTTTGTGACCTCCATCCACTTTGCTCTGGGCTACGGCTTCTTCCTCAGGACATACACTGAGCCCACCTTCCAAGGGTTCTTCCAACGCCGTTTCAAGACCAAGCAGCAAAAGCTCATGGAGGTCTACAACTTTGATGTTCAAAAGTACAACCAGCTCCGGAAAGTGTTTTATCCGAATTCCGGTAAACCAGTGTCGACGTTTGATCATGTAGAGACAACCCTTGTGGGTGATGTACATTGA
- the LOC101307959 gene encoding laccase-21-like, with product MHYFTNRRGRLTTIMKSLNRSSSVMSPRILVFASLILPFFVSMALAEVHYYDFIVKEVNFTRLCENKLMLVVNESYPGPPIRARKGDTIYVNVYNEGFYGFTIHWHGVKQPRNPWFDGPEYVTQCPIAPGTNFTYQVQLTEEEGTVWWHAHSDWTRASVHGAIVVLPALGTMFPFPEPDEEEIIVFGSWYLGNLRERVEESLQPGSTETLPQSDAYTINGQPGDFLPCSINATWRRKVDHGKTYLLRLVNANIDAEFFFAIAEHNLTVVGLDGAYTKPINTRYIVVTPGQTMDVLLYANSTPGLYYMAGRQYLSTTSDTGFDHMNATAILQYNGNYTTTDAPLFPEHLPMYMSQAEAFNFTNKIRSLASPEHPVNVPKESEITTRMFITASMNSLYCAPDLGPTCVNISFATSVNNISWVNPTTDSILQAYYRNISNPIYETDFPDQPPTYFNFTDGGTTMSTVLTVQGTKVKVLDYNETVEIVFQGTNVMGGAVNHPMHLHGHSFYVLGFGFGPFDPVKDPKGYNLVDPPYVATFVTPKNGWLTIRFVADNPGVWFWHCHVDRHMTWGMEAAFIIKDGGTAETSMLPPPAQMPSCDVPLDSAIRNYEALIEKQME from the exons ATGCATTACTTCACCAATCGAAGAGGTCGACTAACAACAATTATGAAATCCCTAAACAGAAGTAGTTCAGTAATGTCGCCAAGGATTCTAGTATTTGCAAGTCTTATCCTGCCCTTCTTTGTCTCTATGGCTCTAGCCGAAGTGCATTACTATGATTTTATA GTAAAGGAGGTAAACTTCACCAGATTATGTGAAAACAAGCTCATGTTGGTTGTAAACGAAAGTTATCCAGGTCCACCAATCCGAGCTCGCAAAGGGGATACCATATATGTTAATGTTTATAATGAAGGATTTTATGGCTTTACCATTCATTG GCATGGAGTCAAGCAACCAAGAAACCCTTGGTTTGATGGCCCTGAATATGTAACACAGTGTCCAATTGCACCCGGTACAAATTTTACCTATCAAGTTCAGTTGACCGAGGAAGAAGGAACTGTATGGTGGCATGCTCATAGTGACTGGACAAGAGCCAGTGTTCACGGTGCTATTGTAGTTTTGCCTGCTCTTGGAACCATGTTTCCATTTCCAGAGCCAGATGAAGAGGAGATCATTGTTTTCG GATCTTGGTACCTGGGAAATTTGAGAGAACGAGTTGAGGAGTCTTTGCAGCCTGGAAGTACCGAGACTCTACCCCAGTCAGATGCTTACACCATCAATGGCCAACCCGGCGATTTTCTTCCATGCTCCATAA ATGCAACATGGCGTCGTAAGGTGGATCACGGCAAGACGTATCTTCTTCGCCTGGTGAATGCTAACATCGATGCAGAGTTTTTCTTTGCAATTGCTGAGCACAACCTAACTGTGGTCGGACTGGACGGAGCCTACACAAAACCGATCAACACCAGATATATAGTTGTCACTCCGGGACAAACAATGGATGTGTTGCTCTATGCAAATTCTACTCCGGGGCTCTATTACATGGCTGGTAGACAATACCTGAGTACCACATCCGACACCGGTTTCGACCATATGAATGCCACTGCAATCCTTCAATATAATGGCAACTATACCACAACCGACGCTCCTTTATTTCCCGAGCACCTTCCCATGTACATGTCCCAAGCAGAAGCCTTCAATTTCACCAATAAGATTAGAAGCTTAGCCTCACCCGAACATCCCGTTAACGTCCCAAAGGAGAGTGAAATTACTACAAGAATGTTCATAACAGCTTCCATGAACTCTCTTTACTGTGCTCCAGATTTAGGTCCTACATGCGTAAACATAAGCTTCGCTACAAGCGTCAATAACATCAGCTGGGTCAATCCAACTACAGACTCTATCTTGCAAGCCTACTACAG GAACATAAGCAACCCGATTTATGAAACAGATTTCCCGGACCAGCCGCCTACTTATTTTAATTTCACAGATGGAGGGACGACGATGTCTACTGTGCTGACAGTTCAAGGGACAAAGGTTAAGGTGCTAGACTACAATGAAACCGTTGAGATTGTGTTCCAAGGGACTAATGTGATGGGAGGTGCCGTGAATCATCCAATGCATTTGCATGGGCATAGTTTCTATGTGCTCGGATTTGGTTTCGGACCCTTTGATCCAGTGAAGGACCCTAAAGGCTATAATTTGGTCGATCCTCCTTATGTTGCTACATTCGTCACTCCCAAAAATGGATGGCTAACTATCAGATTTGTAGCTGATAATCCTG GGGTGTGGTTCTGGCATTGTCATGTAGATAGACATATGACATGGGGTATGGAGGCGGCGTTTATAATCAAGGACGGGGGCACTGCTGAGACTAGTATGCTTCCACCACCAGCTCAAATGCCTTCCTGTGATGTTCCATTGGATTCTGCTATCAGAAATTACGAGGCCTTGATTGAAAAGCAAATGGAGTAA
- the LOC101311733 gene encoding agamous-like MADS-box protein AGL62-like: protein MDTMLKKTQGRKKIEIKRIENTSNKQVTFSKRRAGLFKKAGELSVLCGAHMAVIVFSSANKVFCYGHPDIHAVIESYQNGLSSVVGADDKAQEVLIAEYNKLCEEKHKEEEELKKKMAEAKAEASEKKTMMEMGMTGVQVLNEGFWWDEPVDLVRLEERERQKYMMALETLRNKVADRAHHKKIMSGTVAGTSLPPVHRLHMMAPDNCFGTDFGDQFGNHGFGV from the coding sequence ATGGACACCATGCTCAAGAAAACACAAGGTCGGAAGAAAATCGAGATTAAGCGGATAGAAAATACGAGCAACAAACAAGTTACCTTCTCAAAGCGCCGCGCCGGATTATTCAAGAAGGCCGGTGAGTTGAGCGTGCTATGTGGCGCTCACATGGCAGTCATCGTGTTCTCTAGTGCCAACAAGGTCTTCTGTTATGGGCACCCCGACATCCATGCAGTGATCGAGAGCTATCAAAATGGTCTCAGCTCTGTAGTCGGAGCTGATGATAAGGCCCAAGAGGTTCTCATCGCCGAGTACAACAAATTGTGTGAGGAGAAGCATAAGGAGGAAGAGGAGTTGAAGAAGAAGATGGCGGAGGCGAAAGCCGAGGCGAGTGAGAAGAAGACGATGATGGAAATGGGAATGACCGGGGTTCAAGTTCTTAATGAGGGGTTTTGGTGGGATGAGCCGGTGGATTTGGTGAGGCTGGAGGAGCGAGAGAGGCAGAAGTACATGATGGCATTGGAAACCTTGAGGAACAAGGTAGCTGATAGGGCTCATCACAAGAAGATTATGAGTGGGACTGTTGCAGGGACATCTCTTCCTCCTGTTCATCGACTTCATATGATGGCACCCGATAATTGTTTCGGTACTGATTTCGGTGATCAATTTGGGAACCATGGTTTTGGGGTCTAG
- the LOC101308254 gene encoding leishmanolysin-like has protein sequence MEAMLRCTPCLAVRFGCKLRLAVVVLEIVLLFVWLEATNAHSQEIILGGQGSERSSENIVSHSCIHDQILKQRRRPGRKVYTVTPQVYEGSGSSKALHQKGRALLGISKQSVKQKDAKLPIRIYLNYDAVGHSPDRDCRNVGDIVKLGEPPISYLSGSPSCNPHGDPPISGDCWYNCTLDDIAGKDKRQRLRKALGQTADWFRRALAVEPVRGNLRLSGYSACGQDGGVQLPREYVEEGVAEADLVLLVTTRPTTGNTLAWAVACERDQWGRAIAGHVNVAPRHLTAEAETLLSATLIHEVMHVLGFDPHAFAHFRDERKRRRSQVTEQVMDEKLGRMVTRVVLPRVVMHSRYHYAAFSENFTGLELEDGGGRGTSGSHWEKRLLMNEIMTGSVDTRSVVSKMTLALLEDSGWYHANYSMADNLDWGRNQGTEFVTSPCNVWKGAYHCNTTQLSGCTYNREAEGYCPIVSYSGDLPQWARYFPQANKGGQSSLADYCTYFVAYSDGSCTDTNSARPPDRMLGEVRGSNSRCMASSLVRTGFVRGSMTQGNGCYQHRCVNNSLEVAVDGMWKVCPEAGGQIQFPGFNGELICPAYHELCGTGIVPAAGQCPNSCNLNGDCVEGRCHCFLGFHGSDCSKRSCPSNCSGHGNCLSNGICECRNGYTGIDCSTAVCDEQCSLHGGVCDDGVCEFRCSDYAGYSCQNSTMLHSSLKVCKDVLENVKSGAGQHCAPSEPSILQQLEDVVVMPNYHRLFPGGARKLFSIFGTSYCDTTAKQLACWISIQKCDKDGDNRLRVCYSACQSYNSACGASLDCSDQTLFSSKDEVEGQCTGSSEMKTSWASSVLSWFSSNDSSRGMSVKNRQL, from the exons ATGGAGGCAATGTTACGGTGTACTCCATGTCTGGCTGTCAGATTCGGCTGTAAGCTTCGACTCGCTGTCGTTGTCCTCGAG ATTGTATTGCTATTTGTATGGTTGGAAGCTACTAATGCGCATTCTCAAGAGATCATACTGGGAGGGCAAGGCTCAGAGAGGTCATCTGAGAACATTGTTTCTCACTCCTGCATCCATGACCAGATACTCAAACAACGAAGGCGACCTGGTCGCAAGGTGTACACTGTTACTCCACAGGTGTATGAGGGTTCTGGTAGCTCAAAAGCCCTTCACCAAAAAGGCAGGGCATTGCTTGGAATTTCAAAGCAGTCTGTAAAGCAGAAGGATGCAAAACTGCCCATTAGAATATATCTAAATTATGATGCTGTTGGTCACTCTCCTGATAGAGACTGTCGGAATGTGGGTGACATTGTGAAG CTAGGTGAGCCTCCTATCAGTTATCTTTCTGGCTCTCCTTCGTGTAATCCTCATGGAGATCCTCCAATTTCTGGTGACTGCTGGTATAACTGCACTTTGGACGATATAGCTGGGAAGGACAAAAGACAACGCCTTCGGAAG GCTTTAGGTCAGACAGCAGACTGGTTCAGGAGAGCCTTAGCTGTTGAACCTGTGAGAGGGAACTTGCGATTGAGCGGATATTCAGCATGTGGTCAAGATGGGGGAGTACAGCTGCCCCGTGAATATGTTGAAG AGGGTGTTGCTGAAGCAGACCTTGTTCTTTTGGTCACAACAAGACCTACCACTGGTAATACCCTTGCATGGGCAGTGGCTTGTGAACGTGATCAATGGGGTCGTGCAATTGCAG GACATGTAAATGTTGCTCCTCGCCATTTGACAGCTGAAGCAGAAACTTTACTTTCTGCCACTCTAATTCACGAG GTTATGCATGTTCTTGGTTTTGATCCACATGCCTTTGCTCATTTTAGGGATGAGAGGAAGAGACGGCGTAGTCAA GTTACAGAACAAGTCATGGATGAAAAGCTTGGGCGGATGGTAACCCGTGTGGTGCTCCCACGGGTTGTCATGCATTCACGATATCATTATGCG GCATTCTCTGAGAATTTTACTGGTTTAGAGCTAGAAGATGGGGGAGGGCGTGGCACATCAG GGTCACACTGGGAAAAAAGGCTTCTAATGAATGAAATTATGACGGGATCAGTGGATACAAGATCCGTGGTTTCAAAAATGACACTGGCCCTATTAGAAGATAGTGGATGGTACCATGCTAATTATAGTATGGCAGACAATCTTGATTGGGGTCGCAACCAAGGAACTGAATTTGTTACTTCCCCTTGCAACGTCTGGAAGGGAGCATATCATTGCAACACAACACAATTGTCAGGATGCACGTACAATAGAGAAGCAGAGGGTTACTGTCCAATTGTAAGTTACAGTGGGGACCTACCCCAGTGGGCACGTTATTTTCCACAGGCTAACAAAG GTGGACAGTCTTCGCTGGCTGATTATTGCACCTATTTCGTAGCTTACTCTGATGGATCATGTACAGACACTAACAGTGCACGACCACCTGACAGAATGTTAGGTGAAGTTCGAGGGAGCAACTCTAG GTGTATGGCCTCATCATTAGTCCGTACTGGTTTTGTGAGGGGTTCTATGACCCAAGGAAATGGATGTTATCAGCACAGATGTGTTAACAACTCGTTAGAG GTTGCTGTGGATGGGATGTGGAAAGTATGTCCTGAAGCTGGTGGACAAATTCAGTTCCCAGGATTTAATG GTGAATTGATATGCCCGGCGTACCATGAACTCTGTGGTACCGGGATAGTTCCCGCGGCAGGCCAGTGTCCAAATTCATGTAATTTGAATGGCGACTGTGTTGAAGGAAGATGCCACTGTTTTTTAGGGTTCCATGGTTCTGATTGTAGCAAAC GCTCCTGTCCCAGCAACTGTAGTGGACATGGCAACTGCCTATCGAACGGGATATGTGAATGTAGAAATGGGTACACTGGCATTGATTGCTCCACTG CTGTTTGTGATGAGCAATGCAGCCTTCATGGAGGTGTCTGTGATGATGGGGTGTGTGAATTCCGCTGCTCTGACTACGCAGGCTACTCATGCCAGAACAGCACAATGCTTCATTCTAGTCTTAAAGTTTGCAAAGATGTGCTAGAGAATGTCAAGTCTGGTGCTGGTCAGCACTGTGCCCCCAGTGAACCAAGTATATTGCAGCAGCTAGAGGATGTGGTGGTGATGCCCAACTACCATCGTTTGTTCCCTGGTGGTGCTAGGAAACTCTTTAGCATCTTTGGCACCAGCTATTGTGATACAACTGCAAAGCAGTTAGCTTGCTGG ATCTCAATTCAAAAGTGTGACAAAGATGGGGACAACAGGCTGCGGGTATGCTATTCAGCTTGTCAATCATATAATTCAGCATGCGGAGCTTCACTTGATTGCTCCGACCAAACCCTGTTCAGCAGCAAGGATGAAGTAGAGGGTCAATGCACAGGGTCTAGCGAGATGAAAACATCATGGGCTAGCAGCGTACTTAGTTGGTTCTCAAGTAACGATTCCTCCAGAGGAATGTCTGTAAAAAATAGGCAGCTCTAG
- the LOC101312028 gene encoding pathogenesis-related protein 5-like, whose translation MTSNKLSLYLLPLIIASLAATNVVYATIFTLQNHCPYTVWPGTLSGNGAAVLGEGGFAMFPGAEIQLTAPAGWSGRFWARTGCNFDEAGNGKCVTGDCGGALKCTGGGEPPVTLAEFTVGSTLTDKDFYDVSLVDGYNVGMGLRATGGDGDCQYAGCVSDLNTNCPPELRVTDSGSGVVVACKSACEAFNAPEFCCTGDHATPQTCSPTQYSAMFKSACPTAYSYAYDDATSTCTCTGSDYLITFCPTGSS comes from the exons ATGACTTCAAACAAGCTCAGTCTCTATCTTCTTCCTTTGATCATCGCATCATTAG CTGCGACAAACGTAGTGTACGCAACCATTTTCACGCTCCAAAACCACTGCCCCTACACAGTCTGGCCCGGCACACTCTCCGGTAACGGCGCCGCAGTTCTCGGCGAAGGCGGTTTCGCCATGTTCCCCGGTGCGGAAATCCAGCTCACCGCCCCGGCCGGCTGGTCCGGCCGCTTCTGGGCACGAACCGGCTGCAACTTCGACGAAGCCGGAAACGGAAAATGCGTCACCGGCGACTGCGGCGGCGCCCTGAAATGCACCGGCGGCGGCGAACCTCCCGTCACCTTGGCCGAGTTCACCGTCGGGTCGACACTAACCGACAAGGACTTCTATGACGTCAGCCTCGTGGACGGTTACAACGTCGGCATGGGGCTGAGGGCCACCGGCGGAGACGGTGACTGCCAGTACGCGGGTTGCGTGAGCGACTTGAACACCAACTGCCCGCCCGAGTTGCGGGTCACGGATTCGGGTTCGGGCGTGGTGGTCGCGTGCAAGAGCGCGTGCGAGGCGTTCAACGCGCCCGAGTTTTGCTGCACCGGCGACCACGCGACCCCGCAGACTTGCTCTCCGACTCAATACTCGGCCATGTTCAAGAGCGCTTGTCCCACGGCGTATAGCTACGCTTATGATGACGCTACTAGCACTTGTACCTGTACCGGGTCGGATTACTTGATCACGTTTTGCCCCACCGGGTCATCATGA
- the LOC101312320 gene encoding probable 1-acyl-sn-glycerol-3-phosphate acyltransferase 4-like, with protein MNRSSIEEGSWKEEEEVCSPLKADSIQKHRPLTPFRVVRGVLCLVVFLSTAFTILVCFAPVVAVLLRLFSIHYSRKATSFLFGRWLALWPFLFEKINGTKVVFSGDTVPPRERILIIANHKTEVDWMYLWDLALRKGSLGYVKYVLKSSLMKLPVFGWGFHILEFIPLKRKWEVDEPILRKMLLSFADPRDPLWLSIFPEGTDYDEEKCKKSQTFAAENGLPVLSHVLLPRTKGFCACLEALRGSFDAVYDLTIAYKNQLPSFMDNAFGVDPSEVHIHVRRIPMEDIPESSTDAASWLVDTFHIKDNMLSDFQTQGHFPNEGGEEDISAFKGLVNLMLILVLTVVIIYLTIFSSVWFKIYIGLSCAYLASATYFEIQPVPVLDFVKATFVCNRFRLE; from the exons ATGAACCGCAGCTCCATTGAAGAAGGATCGTGGAAGGAGGAGGAGGAGGTTTGCAGTCCCTTGAAAGCTGATAGTATACAGAAGCACAGGCCCTTGACCCCTTTTAGAGTTGTAAGGGGTGTTCTATGTTTGGTGGTGTTTCTTTCCACTGCTTTCACCATTCTAGTGTGTTTTGCGCCTGTGGTAGCTGTTTTGTTGCGACTTTTTAGCATACATTACAGCAGAAAAGCAACATCCTTTCTATTTGGTAGGTGGCTGGCTCTCTGGCCCTTTCTATTCGAAAAGATAAACGGCACAAAAGTTGTATTTTCAGGCGATACTGTTCCACCTAGAGAGCGCATTTTGATTATTGCGAATCACAAAACAGAGGTGGATTGGATGTACTTGTGGGATCTTGCATTGCGAAAAGGGTCCCTTGGATACGTTAAATATGTGCTCAAGAGCAGTTTGATGAAGCTGCCTGTTTTTGGTTGGGGATTCCACATTTTGGAGTTCATTCCTTTGAAGAGGAAGTGGGAAGTAGATGAACCAATTCTCCGGAAAATGCTACTGAGTTTTGCTGATCCTCGAGACCCTCTCTGGCTTTCTATTTTTCCTGAAGGAACTGATTATGA TGAAGAAAAATGCAAAAAGAGCCAGACATTTGCTGCTGAAAATGGACTTCCGGTGCTGTCACATGTACTACTTCCAAGGACTAAAGGTTTTTGTGCTTGCTTAGAAGCGCTAAGGGGTTCTTTTGATGCAG TTTATGACTTGACAATTGCATACAAGAATCAATTGCCTTCGTTTATGGACAATGCATTTGGTGTAGATCCTTCAGAAGTCCACATTCATGTTCGGCGTATTCCAATGGAAGATATCCCGGAGTCTAGCACAGATGCCGCATCTTGGTTAGTGGACACATTCCACATCAAGGACAACATGCTGTCAGATTTCCAGACTCAAGGCCATTTCCCTAATGAAGGAGGAGAAGAGGACATTTCTGCCTTCAAGGGTTTGGTAAATTTAATGTTGATACTTGTTTTGACAGTGGTTATCATTTACCTTACCATTTTTTCATCGGTCTGGTTTAAAATATACATCGGTTTATCGTGTGCATACCTTGCTTCAGCAACATATTTTGAAATCCAACCGGTGCCCGTATTAGACTTTGTTAAAGCAACATTTGTTTGCAATAGATTCAGATTGGAATAA
- the LOC101312608 gene encoding NEDD8-conjugating enzyme Ubc12-like has translation MKNMIRLFKVKEQQRELAEANGGKHVNKQTAGQLRLNKDITELNLPKSCSIIFPNGKDDLMNFEVSIKPDEGYYTGGKFKFSFQLSAIYPHEAPKVKCMTKLYHPNIDLEGNVCLNVLREDWKPVLNINTIIYGLYHLFTEPNHEDPLNHDAAEVLRDNPKEFANNVRRAMSGGYVGETCFSRCK, from the coding sequence ATATGATTAGGCTGTTCAAAGTTAAAGAGCAGCAGAGAGAACTTGCTGAAGCCAATGGAGGAAAACATGTCAATAAGCAAACGGCTGGGCAATTGCGCCTGAACAAAGATATAACTGAGCTGAACTTACCAAAATCTTGTTCCATAATATTCCCCAATGGCAAGGACGACCTTATGAACTTTGAGGTTTCGATTAAACCAGATGAAGGATATTACACAGGCGGTAAGTTTAAGTTTTCTTTTCAACTTTCGGCTATCTATCCACACGAGGCACCTAAAGTCAAGTGTATGACAAAGTTGTACCACCCCAATATCGACTTGGAAGGGAATGTCTGCCTCAACGTTCTACGTGAAGATTGGAAGCCTGTGCTTAACATAAACACCATTATTTATGGATTGTATCATCTTTTCACTGAACCGAATCATGAAGATCCCTTAAATCATGATGCAGCTGAAGTTTTGAGAGATAACCCGAAGGAGTTTGCTAACAATGTAAGAAGGGCCATGTCTGGTGGGTATGTGGGGGAAACTTGTTTTTCTAGGTGCAAATAG